The DNA window ATCTACGAGAGAACAGGATGTTCGGCAATTCCAGTATACTATTAACCTAGTTTTATCTATTAAACAAATAAAGATAATTCATAGGTTAAATTATTTATCAGAATTTATCATTGTATAAAATTTTAAAATATATATTAAAAATAAAAGAGTACAGTGTAAAACTGTACTTAATTTCTTCTTTTCAATACAATATAGACTGCACCAAGCATGCCAAGAGCCAGAAGTGATGTAAATCCTGGAGTTGATTCAGTTTCTTCAGATTCATTTTGCTCTGTATCGGATTTTGGTTCTGTTTCAGGTTCTGGCTCAGTTTTCTCTTAAAACACTTTGCAGTTTTATTTTTATAGATGATTCATGTGGATTTTTTAAACTGTTTTGTGATTTTAGTTGATTTTAGTGGGTTTGCCTGAAAAATCCAGTTGACCAAAAAGTTGCAAAATTTTCTTGTCGTCTTCGATTAAACTCATTCTTTCATAACTGATAAAATTTTTCATTATATGAGATTTTATTTAAAAATAAAAATCAGGTGATAAAATAGGATAAAAGAAAACTCATTATGATGCCGATATTTCTGGCAGCATTTCTTCTTAATACAGGCATGACTACAGCTGCAGAATCTAATTCAGGAGGCCTTCAGGCACAATCAAACAAAATGCAAACAGGTTATGATGTCAAATCTCAGGCTAGTACTTTCAACACGTCCGAATATGCAAAGTCATTTCCAGAAAATATGATACGTGGCAATCCCGAGTATACAAGGTCTTTAACTCATGCAGATCTCAATGGCGACGGTAAACAGGACATTATAGTAACCAAACATGGTGTTAACTATCTGTATAAAGGAGATGGAAAAGGAGGTTTCACCGCCTATAAAATGCATGATAAATCAAAAAATACTAATTCGGTATCAATAGCTGATGTCAATGGTGATGGCATCCAGACATCATAACCGGTAACGGTAATGATGCGAATTACTGGTATGAAAATGACGGTAGGACGATTTAGAAAAACAAGCTGATGTTGTTTCTTTATACTGCGCTTCCAATGGTTACGAATTTAAGATTATAAGAGATATAGGTTCTGGATTAAATTACAACAAAAAAGGATTGAAAGAACTTATTGAACTTGTAAAACGAAAACAAATCGAAAGAGCTGTTGTCAATTATAAAGACCGTCTCATGAGATTTGGGTTCGAAATTTTCGAGGAGCTATGTAAGTCAAATGGTGTTAAAATAGAAATAATCAATCAAACAGAAGACAAAATATACGAAAACGAATGAGTTGAAGATTTTCTTACTATCATCACGGTCTTTTCCGCAAAACTTTACGGAAGCCGAAGTCATAAGAACAAAAAATGCTGTATTTGTGGAGATGTAGAAAAGAAGAATCCGGAAGTAAGAACTTTTACCTGTAAAAAATGCGGTCTAACCCTTTCGAGAGATATAAACAGCGCCGTAAATATTGCTAAAAAAGAAATACCTTTGTCTGGCATGGACTACAAGGTAATCTCAAAGAACCTTTGTATATTGCATATTGGAGATACAATAACTCGAAAATAAATATGCAAACGAATTAAACGAGAATGATGATACATTCACACCTAAATTTACATAAAATCATGTAAACTTAGGAGTGCGGAAGTGCAATACCCCGTACATAAATATCGCATTATAGAGTTGCTTCATGGAATGTACATATTGTTGGCATGACAGTTGATGGTGTTGATGATGCTCCCAGACTTAAAAAAGCAGATGTTGGTATTGCAGTCTCAAGCGCCACTGCTGCAGCCAAATACGTTGAGTATATTGTCTTCACAAAAATTGAGCAGTAGATTATTCTATTTTATCATTTACTTTTAGAATCTTGCAGTAGTGTTTCTACTATATTTTTATGTATATAAGCTGAAATTGGGACTTTACTAACGATTGCTGTCCTTTTCCCGTTTTCTTTATGAATTTTAATGTTTACTTTTTCATCTACTGTTATATTACCTTCGGGTTCATACATAATCCCATCAC is part of the Methanohalobium evestigatum Z-7303 genome and encodes:
- a CDS encoding zinc ribbon domain-containing protein; protein product: MCGDVEKKNPEVRTFTCKKCGLTLSRDINSAVNIAKKEIPLSGMDYKVISKNLCILHIGDTITRK
- a CDS encoding FG-GAP repeat domain-containing protein; the protein is MMPIFLAAFLLNTGMTTAAESNSGGLQAQSNKMQTGYDVKSQASTFNTSEYAKSFPENMIRGNPEYTRSLTHADLNGDGKQDIIVTKHGVNYLYKGDGKGGFTAYKMHDKSKNTNSVSIADVNGDGIQTS